In the genome of Electrophorus electricus isolate fEleEle1 chromosome 21, fEleEle1.pri, whole genome shotgun sequence, the window GTGATttccccctaaacctaataattggttgggccacccttagcagcaacaactgcaatcaagcgtttgcgataactgcagtgctgtgaatTTTGgctcactcatctttgcagaattgttgtaaaacatttaagtgtgacaaacatgcaaaaaaaaaagatatcaggaaaggggcaaacactttttcacaccactgtacatgGTACTTTACATGTAAAACATACTTACAGTCATAATCATAATtgaaaagaacatttacatATTGGTGATCTCAGTAATGCTAAGACGCTGATGAATTTCCCACTTTTGGACAGATCTGAGAACATTGCTTCAGCTCTTGTAATGGTTAAGACGAGGGCACAGTTCAAGAAAGCTACTTTTAGATCAGCACAGTTTAAAGACTATTGAATCATAAAAACAAGCTGGATGAATGAcgagtgaacagaggaaactcCTTGGCACTGAAAGGGACCCTGATGTTTGTCTTATATAGATTAAGATTTTAAGATTAACAGTGTACAAATCTGATGTAATATTGTCAGAAGCAACATTGTTTTATGAGGCTGGCAAAGTCTTTGGAGCCATGGAGGTGTAACTGACTGTAAATAACTGAAATTTAGGGGTGCATTTGTATCATATATGAAACTGTGGACTATTCTAAGATTACAAATggttttatttggttttatgttttatatatatatatatatatatatatatatatatatatatatatatatatatatatatatatatatatatatatatatatatatattaatatgcaTCAGTAagttgttttttgctgttttttttagtttcagcTTCTGTGGTTCAGAGTGTAAATGTAACATGCACTCCTCAGACCATCTGTGCTCTGCGGGAGTCAAAGGTGGAGCTGATGTGCTCTTACTCACACATCAACACCACAACAGTCTTCTGGTTCAGCCCCAAACAGAAAGCTAAATGGAGGAATGAAGAACATCCAGAGGATTTAGCATTAGACTCAGACTACGCAGGacgtgtgagttacactgagaCCACGAGGTCCAGCTCAACTCTTACAATAacagacctgagagagagagactcagggGAATATCACCTCATGCTCTTTACAAATACAGGAGAGAAATATCACAGCTCCACAGCAGTCAATCTAACAGTTACAGGTAATAAAGGGGCTATTGTAGCAACCTGTTAAGTTactgtttagttatttttgtcTAATCTTTTAAGTTATAACTATTTAGATCTGCAGGTGAGAGTGGCCCCTGCCTATGGATTGCAAAAGGGTCTCACCTGCAGCACTTCCTGTACCCTCACCAGTATCCCGGAGCGTTACTACTGGTACAAGAACGgacaatatacaaacaaattCACAGAGGGCAACAGAGTCCATTATTTATTCAGCAGTGATGAAGGCAGTTACTCCTGCTCAGTCTATGGCTTTAATGATATACTCTCCCCtccaatgtgtgagtgtgaattttTCCTCAGTATTTAGTTAATGGACACTGTGattttacaattacaaactGGTAGTCGGATGACTTAATTTGCTAAAAATCGATTTATAGGGTTAAAGTGTTGCTCCCTTCATAATCACAGACAGAAGGGGAAGAGGTTAAAGGTCAAGAAGCTGATGAAGCCTGGGAggtcaaaggggggggggaaatctcACACTGACTCATGATGGTCTTAATGGAGATGTTGAGGCTTTGAAAGGGACTTTCTTCAAGAATAAAATACAGATGAAACCAAGACTACTTTCAGAATGACAGAGTGCTGCTTTAAATTATATCATTTAATGGCTTGTTATCATTTCAGGTGTTTTTAGTAAGACATGTTGGAGTgtgacatacacagacagaagaGTGTGTTTTGTGGAGGGATCATCAGTGGAGCTTCCCTGCACTTACTCATATCCCAGTAATGAGAAAGTTGAACACACATTCTGGTATTATGTTCGTCCAAATGAGGATCCACAGGACCTGAGTCAGGAAGAGCAGTTTACTGGTCGAGTGGAGTATGttggagatgaagagaaaaactGCACTCTGAGAATCAGAGAACTGAGGAAGAGTGATTCTGGAGAATATCGCTTTAGATTCAGCGGTAAAACTAGAAGAGCAGTATTCAGTGGTAAACCAGGAGTCATTGTGAATATTACAGGTACCTGCCCATACCAGTCTAATAAtaaattatcatcatcatcaaaaacaacaacaacattattattattattgataataaatgttatttttgttgttgctgcatACAGATCTGCAGGTGAGAGTGAGTCTCACCCCAGTatcagagggacagacagtaacactgagctgcagctccacctgcactctgccctacaaccccacctacatctggtacaaGAACGGACAGCCTGTAACCAACAAACCCACCAAACACAACAAGCTGTACCTGCAGTGCAGTGAAAATTCAGATAACTACTCCTGTGCTGTGAGAGGACATGAGGAACATCGCTCTCCTGCTGAAACCATTCATGCCAAATGTAAGTCTTACTAGAAGCAAATTCCAGTAATCCTGGCAGTAATCTACATCTAGATGAATTTGCTTTTGTGCTTTCTGGTGTTTTGGCTTTAAACATGTGCTAATGTGTCTACATTTGGATGTTCTGCTCACAATGTAAAATTGAGAGTCAGAAAAATCATAAATatattcaggttttttttgtctgtttcaaTCTGATGTTGCATATGactcctattattattatttacatttatatagcacttttgtCATACTCAAGAacactttacagacacacacacacacacacacacacacacacacacatatatatatatataaataagcttttacaatcactcacataccaatgagaagtggcagccaatttgcacacagtgtactctccaTCAGAAACCAGGTgcagaggaaggggaggaggttaagaccaggacagagcaccaaccatcactggacacacacacacacacacacacacacaggtcgcattcatacaggacaatttataGTGTCCAATCAACCCAACCTctgtgtttttggactgtggtaCATGGAAGAACAGGGAGAACAtagaaactccacccagatagggacttgCCCGAGACCGCTGAGAGGCAAACGTGTTAACCAATAAGCCACTGTGCTTCTCCTGGTTTATCTCTGTAGGTCCAGAGGGGAGAACAGTGTTAAAGCATGTCACAGTGGGAGTGGCAATCTGTCTGGCTCTAATACTCCTCACAGGAGCTCTGTGGATGTGGTATGTGATCTGTTAAAAATATGTGTGATGATCTCAAAATGACTTTCACAGATATGCTTGAAAGAAGGATGTTTGTTTGTCAGGAGGAGAAACTCCAGGTCAGCTGAAGACCACAAAAGGTTTGAGAAGAAAGCAGAGGTGAGTATGTTCAAGAGCAGAGATTATGAAATCATGTCACATGATCAAAAATGACACaattcctgtgtctgttttctttctccctcagtGCGACTTTGCTCCTGTGTATGATAATGTCTCAGCCTTGCCCAAGACCTCTGATCCCTCACAGAACACTTCAGATGTTCATGATGGCATTCACTACTCCAGTGTACATTTCAAACACTTCCACACACAAGCATCTCAGTTGCCTCCTTCCTGGCCTGACTTTAACGCCTCCGAAGAGCACAGTGTTCATTATGCTGCAGTGAACTTCAGCAGACATGCTGCTGCCACCCAGTGAGGATAATAGTGCATTATGCCATTCTCATAACATCTGCTGGTGGCTGTATCTTATTAGAGGTCTTTGGTAGCTCAGTCAGCTTAGTCTGAGACCTGCAGATAgattcaaaaacacaaaccctGCCTGTAAGGGAGAGAAAGGACACAGGACTGTGGAGAGGACAGAGCTGTAGACGCAGATA includes:
- the LOC113581481 gene encoding uncharacterized protein LOC113581481, producing the protein MVKRSRRIMGFSVKLLIILLDISVSASVVQSVNVTCTPQTICALRESKVELMCSYSHINTTTVFWFSPKQKAKWRNEEHPEDLALDSDYAGRVSYTETTRSSSTLTITDLRERDSGEYHLMLFTNTGEKYHSSTAVNLTVTDLQVRVAPAYGLQKGLTCSTSCTLTSIPERYYWYKNGQYTNKFTEGNRVHYLFSSDEGSYSCSVYGFNDILSPPMCVFSKTCWSVTYTDRRVCFVEGSSVELPCTYSYPSNEKVEHTFWYYVRPNEDPQDLSQEEQFTGRVEYVGDEEKNCTLRIRELRKSDSGEYRFRFSGKTRRAVFSGKPGVIVNITDLQVRVSLTPVSEGQTVTLSCSSTCTLPYNPTYIWYKNGQPVTNKPTKHNKLYLQCSENSDNYSCAVRGHEEHRSPAETIHAKCPEGRTVLKHVTVGVAICLALILLTGALWMWRRNSRSAEDHKRFEKKAECDFAPVYDNVSALPKTSDPSQNTSDVHDGIHYSSVHFKHFHTQASQLPPSWPDFNASEEHSVHYAAVNFSRHAAATQ